The following are from one region of the Deltaproteobacteria bacterium genome:
- the pyk gene encoding pyruvate kinase produces MALPANKTKIVCTIGPASEAQEIMEEMIRAGMNVARLNFSHGDFSSHKKVIESLRAAARKVGRRVAIMADLPGPKMRIGRLAKEPIELRPGDSFVLTTEDIVGDTGRVSVSFARLPQAVKPGNILFLNDGLIQLEAVKVEGNDVVCRVLVGGELRSRKGLNLPGIDLGIGAFTDDDREFLKFAMEQGVDAVSQSFVETAEDITAVREAASAQGYHPFIIAKIERAGALDHMDGILGAADGIMIARGDLGVEIPIEQIAVVQKRLMVQANLLGKPVITATQMLESMTDNRRPTRAEATDVANAILDGTDCVMLSGESAMGRYPVEAVAMLAKIAAAIEPHRASYSVRETVRSYSRNGNLGLTDLIALSVETTVGHISPAAVIVPTRSGATARSIARFRLPVWITAVSSQEATCQGLQFSYGIYPVYEPDHPEDWNAFARNWLESHGVEGDLVILTEGPSSKHPEANNRMELIDLSRG; encoded by the coding sequence ATGGCACTTCCAGCCAACAAGACCAAGATCGTATGTACCATAGGACCGGCGTCCGAGGCCCAGGAGATCATGGAAGAGATGATCCGGGCCGGTATGAACGTGGCGCGTCTCAACTTCTCCCACGGTGACTTTTCGAGTCACAAGAAGGTGATCGAGAGCCTCCGTGCTGCGGCCCGCAAGGTGGGACGGCGTGTGGCCATCATGGCGGACCTGCCCGGTCCGAAAATGAGGATCGGCCGGCTCGCCAAAGAACCGATCGAGTTGAGGCCCGGCGACTCCTTTGTCCTGACAACCGAGGACATAGTCGGCGACACGGGACGGGTGTCGGTGAGTTTCGCCCGGCTGCCGCAGGCCGTAAAGCCCGGGAATATCCTGTTTCTCAATGACGGCCTCATCCAGCTTGAAGCCGTAAAGGTGGAGGGGAACGACGTCGTGTGCCGGGTTCTTGTCGGCGGCGAACTGCGCTCGCGCAAGGGTCTCAACCTCCCCGGGATCGACCTCGGCATCGGGGCGTTCACCGATGATGACCGCGAGTTCCTGAAATTCGCCATGGAACAGGGTGTAGACGCGGTCAGCCAGTCCTTTGTCGAGACCGCCGAGGACATTACCGCGGTCCGCGAGGCCGCCTCCGCCCAGGGTTACCATCCCTTCATCATCGCCAAGATCGAACGGGCCGGGGCGCTCGATCACATGGACGGGATCCTCGGGGCCGCCGACGGCATCATGATCGCCCGGGGGGACCTCGGGGTGGAGATACCTATCGAGCAGATTGCGGTTGTTCAGAAGCGCCTGATGGTGCAGGCAAACCTGCTGGGCAAGCCGGTGATCACGGCCACACAGATGTTGGAGTCCATGACCGACAACCGGCGCCCCACCCGTGCGGAGGCCACCGATGTGGCCAATGCCATCCTCGACGGCACCGACTGCGTGATGCTTTCGGGCGAGTCGGCCATGGGCAGGTATCCGGTGGAGGCCGTGGCCATGCTGGCCAAGATCGCCGCGGCTATCGAACCGCACCGCGCAAGCTACTCTGTGCGGGAGACCGTGAGGAGTTACAGCCGCAACGGCAATCTCGGCCTCACGGACCTGATCGCCCTGAGTGTGGAGACCACGGTGGGGCACATCTCCCCCGCGGCCGTGATCGTCCCCACCCGCAGCGGTGCGACCGCGAGAAGCATCGCCCGGTTCAGACTTCCCGTATGGATAACGGCTGTGAGCTCACAGGAGGCTACCTGCCAGGGGCTCCAGTTCTCCTATGGGATCTACCCCGTGTACGAGCCCGACCACCCGGAGGACTGGAACGCCTTTGCGAGGAACTGGCTGGAGTCTCATGGTGTGGAGGGAGACCTCGTCATCCTGACCGAAGGGCCGTCCTCAAAGCATCCGGAAGCAAACAACCGCATGGAGCTCATCGACCTGAGCCGGGGATAA
- a CDS encoding alpha-D-glucose phosphate-specific phosphoglucomutase — MPLHPLAGKPAPRSLLVSIPRLVSAYYTCKPDVSDPSQRVVFGTSGHRGSSLKNSFNEDHILAISQAISEYRQSKDVTGPLFLGMDTHALSEPALRSALEVFAANEVTVMIQRGFGYTPTPAISHAILTYNRNRKHGLADGVVITPSHNPPQDGGFKYNPPEGGPADAETTRVIENRANKILGNRLGGVKRIPFERALKAGSTHQYDYVIPYVEDLQSIIDMEVIARTGLRIGADPLGGSGIDYWDPIADRYGLAIEVVNRVVDPTFSFMTVDRDGQIRMDCSSPYAMAGLIGLKDKFDIAFGNDTDFDRHGIVTRTGGLLNPNHYLSVAVWYLFRNRPGWPRDAAVGKTLVSSSMIDRVAAHLGRRLYEVPVGFKWFVEGLISGSYGFAGEESAGASFLRKDGTVWTTDKDGIIMDLLAAEITAKTGKNPAQLYKELEEEFGLTVYERIDAAATTEEKAALRGLSPEMVTPEKLAGDRIIAKLTRAPANGAPIGGIKIVTENGWFAARPSGTEEIYKIYAESFKGREHLKRIEEEAEAIVRAALAKKAMGKV, encoded by the coding sequence ATGCCTTTGCATCCGCTTGCCGGAAAGCCTGCGCCGAGGTCACTGCTCGTCAGTATCCCCAGGCTTGTCTCAGCGTATTACACCTGCAAGCCAGACGTTTCGGACCCGTCCCAGAGGGTCGTGTTCGGTACTTCGGGCCACAGGGGCTCGTCACTGAAAAACAGCTTCAACGAGGACCATATCCTGGCCATCAGTCAGGCAATCTCCGAATACAGGCAGTCCAAGGACGTCACCGGCCCCCTCTTTCTGGGCATGGACACCCACGCCCTTTCCGAACCGGCCCTTAGAAGCGCACTCGAGGTCTTTGCCGCAAACGAGGTCACGGTCATGATCCAAAGGGGCTTCGGCTATACTCCGACCCCCGCGATCTCTCACGCCATCCTGACATATAACCGGAACAGGAAACACGGGCTCGCAGACGGCGTGGTCATCACCCCATCCCATAACCCCCCCCAGGACGGCGGATTCAAGTACAACCCCCCCGAGGGTGGGCCCGCGGACGCGGAAACAACTCGGGTTATCGAAAACAGGGCCAACAAAATCCTCGGGAACCGGCTTGGAGGGGTCAAGCGCATACCCTTCGAGAGGGCCCTCAAGGCAGGCTCCACCCACCAGTACGACTACGTCATCCCGTACGTGGAGGACCTCCAGAGCATCATCGACATGGAGGTCATAGCAAGGACAGGGCTGAGAATCGGGGCAGACCCGCTCGGTGGTTCCGGAATCGACTATTGGGACCCCATTGCCGACCGATACGGCCTCGCCATAGAGGTGGTGAACCGGGTCGTCGATCCGACCTTCTCCTTCATGACCGTGGACCGGGACGGCCAGATCCGCATGGACTGCTCCTCGCCTTACGCCATGGCTGGTTTGATCGGGTTGAAGGACAAGTTCGATATCGCATTCGGTAATGACACGGACTTTGACCGCCACGGTATTGTGACGAGGACCGGTGGGCTCCTCAATCCCAACCACTATCTCTCCGTTGCCGTCTGGTACCTCTTCCGGAACCGACCGGGCTGGCCAAGGGATGCCGCCGTGGGCAAGACGCTCGTGTCGAGCTCCATGATCGATCGGGTGGCGGCCCACCTGGGCAGAAGGCTCTACGAGGTTCCCGTGGGTTTCAAGTGGTTTGTGGAGGGTCTCATTTCCGGCTCTTACGGCTTTGCCGGAGAGGAGAGTGCCGGCGCTTCCTTCTTGCGAAAAGACGGCACGGTCTGGACTACGGACAAAGACGGGATCATTATGGATCTCTTGGCTGCCGAGATTACCGCCAAGACGGGCAAGAACCCGGCCCAGCTCTACAAGGAGCTCGAAGAAGAATTCGGCCTCACCGTTTACGAGCGCATCGACGCGGCCGCCACAACGGAGGAAAAGGCCGCCCTCAGAGGGCTCTCCCCTGAAATGGTTACGCCGGAAAAACTCGCCGGAGACCGGATCATCGCCAAACTCACCCGTGCGCCTGCCAATGGTGCCCCCATCGGAGGCATCAAAATCGTCACGGAAAACGGCTGGTTCGCCGCCCGTCCATCGGGCACGGAGGAGATCTACAAGATCTACGCGGAAAGCTTCAAAGGGAGAGAACATCTCAAGAGGATCGAGGAGGAAGCAGAAGCCATCGTCCGTGCCGCCCTGGCCAAGAAGGCCATGGGGAAGGTTTGA
- a CDS encoding glycoside hydrolase family 65 protein, translating to MIRREIREPPEYVYPADDWRFVERRFYPRLLAQTETLFSLANGYLGMRGTFEEGKPAFQNGTFVNGFYESWPIVYGEEAYGFAKTGQSIVNVTDTKIIRLYVDDEPFYLPTADLLGFERVLDMKAGTLDREVLWETPSGKRVSIKSRRLVSFQHRHLAAVSYEVTVVNARAPVVISSEMATDRTNLSEDSDPRRARGLKDRVLVPRVNYAKNYRIVLGHATGSSKMTLACGIDHVMETESASCSCKTEPSEDGGKVVFSVDAQPGMPVRITKYMSYHTSRSAPPEELCERVERTLDRALSHGFGDLLAGQQEYLDDFWQRSDIEIEGAHPKAQQLIRWNLFQILQASGRAEGAGVPAKGLTGLGYDGHYFWDCEIYVLPFLIYSSPRIARNLLKFRHSMLGKARQRAREVNQKGALFPWRTINGEEASAYYAAGTAQYHIDADIMFGLRKYVEATGDKAFLYREGAEMLVETARLWRDLGFFSKRRGGRFCIHGVTGPDEYNTVVNNNTYTNLMARENLRYAAATVESLRSEDPERFAALVDRTGLDLSEVEEWEKAADRMYVPFDEKLGIHPQDDSFLDKEVWDFADTPADKYPLLLNYHPLVIYRHQVIKQADIVLAMFLLGQDFSQEQKKRNFDYYDPLTTGDSSLSVCIQSVLASEIGYPEQAMEYFTYAVLMDLADVAGNTQDGIHIASVGGTWISLVYGFAGMRDHEGRISFNPRPLPGKAKRIRFPLRIRGQVLEVDVGRESVTYSLREGGSLVIRHEDEEIRLSPGIPVTRTLRSSRRRGAAKAR from the coding sequence ATGATCAGACGCGAGATTCGGGAACCTCCTGAGTACGTCTATCCGGCGGATGATTGGAGGTTCGTGGAGAGGAGATTCTATCCCCGTCTCCTGGCCCAGACCGAAACCCTCTTCTCCCTGGCCAACGGTTACCTCGGCATGCGGGGGACCTTCGAGGAGGGAAAGCCTGCCTTTCAGAACGGGACCTTTGTAAACGGATTCTACGAGTCGTGGCCCATCGTCTACGGAGAGGAGGCTTACGGGTTTGCCAAGACCGGCCAGAGCATCGTGAATGTGACGGACACCAAGATCATCAGGCTCTATGTCGATGATGAGCCATTCTACCTTCCCACTGCGGATCTTCTCGGCTTCGAGCGCGTGCTCGATATGAAGGCCGGCACGCTCGATCGGGAGGTGCTCTGGGAGACGCCGTCGGGGAAGCGTGTCTCCATCAAATCGCGGAGGCTCGTCTCTTTCCAGCACCGGCACCTGGCAGCGGTGTCCTATGAGGTGACGGTCGTGAATGCCAGGGCCCCGGTGGTTATTTCATCGGAGATGGCCACAGACCGGACCAATCTGTCTGAGGACAGCGATCCTCGCCGGGCCCGGGGGTTGAAGGACCGGGTTCTTGTGCCCAGGGTGAACTACGCCAAGAATTACCGCATCGTGTTGGGTCATGCGACCGGCAGCAGCAAGATGACACTGGCCTGCGGTATCGACCATGTAATGGAGACCGAGTCCGCCTCCTGTTCGTGCAAGACGGAGCCTTCCGAAGACGGGGGCAAGGTTGTTTTTTCGGTCGATGCACAACCCGGCATGCCCGTACGGATTACCAAATACATGAGCTACCACACGTCGAGAAGCGCCCCTCCGGAAGAACTCTGCGAAAGGGTGGAGCGGACCCTGGACCGAGCCCTGAGCCATGGATTCGGGGATCTGCTGGCAGGACAGCAGGAATACCTGGATGATTTCTGGCAGAGGAGCGACATAGAGATTGAGGGTGCCCACCCCAAAGCCCAGCAGCTCATTCGCTGGAATCTTTTTCAGATCCTCCAGGCTTCCGGTCGCGCGGAAGGTGCGGGTGTTCCCGCCAAGGGGCTCACGGGCCTGGGTTACGACGGCCACTATTTCTGGGATTGTGAGATATATGTGCTCCCGTTCCTCATCTACAGTTCGCCGCGAATAGCCAGGAACCTGCTGAAGTTTCGCCACAGCATGTTGGGCAAGGCCAGGCAGCGGGCACGGGAGGTGAACCAGAAAGGAGCTCTCTTTCCGTGGCGCACCATAAACGGTGAGGAGGCCTCGGCGTACTATGCCGCTGGAACCGCACAGTATCACATAGATGCCGACATCATGTTCGGCCTGAGAAAGTACGTTGAGGCGACAGGAGACAAGGCGTTCCTCTACCGGGAGGGTGCCGAGATGCTGGTGGAGACCGCCCGCCTCTGGCGGGATCTCGGGTTCTTCTCGAAAAGAAGGGGCGGGAGGTTTTGCATCCACGGTGTGACAGGGCCGGATGAATACAACACGGTCGTGAACAACAACACCTACACCAATCTCATGGCGCGGGAGAACCTGCGGTACGCGGCGGCGACGGTCGAATCGCTGCGTAGTGAGGACCCGGAGCGTTTTGCGGCCCTGGTGGACAGGACGGGCCTGGATCTTTCCGAGGTCGAGGAGTGGGAAAAAGCCGCGGACAGGATGTATGTTCCCTTTGACGAGAAGCTGGGAATCCATCCGCAGGACGACAGCTTCCTCGACAAGGAGGTCTGGGACTTTGCCGATACCCCGGCAGACAAGTACCCCCTTCTCCTCAACTATCATCCTCTCGTGATATACCGGCACCAGGTGATCAAACAGGCGGATATCGTGCTGGCCATGTTTCTTCTGGGACAGGATTTCTCGCAGGAGCAGAAAAAACGCAACTTCGACTACTACGACCCATTGACCACGGGGGATTCCTCACTTTCGGTCTGCATCCAGAGTGTCTTGGCCTCGGAGATCGGCTATCCGGAACAGGCCATGGAGTATTTCACTTACGCGGTGCTCATGGATCTCGCCGATGTGGCAGGTAACACCCAGGACGGAATCCATATTGCCTCGGTGGGCGGAACCTGGATCTCCCTGGTATATGGATTTGCGGGCATGAGGGATCATGAAGGGCGGATCTCCTTCAACCCGAGGCCGCTGCCCGGGAAGGCGAAGCGGATTCGGTTTCCTTTGAGGATTCGCGGCCAGGTGCTGGAAGTGGATGTCGGCCGAGAGTCTGTCACGTACTCCTTGCGGGAAGGTGGGAGCCTGGTTATCCGGCACGAGGACGAAGAGATCCGGCTCTCACCGGGCATTCCTGTTACCAGAACGCTGCGCTCTTCGCGAAGGCGTGGGGCTGCGAAGGCGCGATGA
- a CDS encoding aldehyde ferredoxin oxidoreductase yields the protein MIRDHFRILTVDLSTGRGSVVSLEGRNKEAGGSGLAAVLFNKYGYPGKPWDDPDQPLIFAIGPLTGYFPLMSKTVCAFKSPYHDQYAESHGGGRSALSLRFADLDGLVITGKAERPCCVSVGSRHLEIRDVHYMWGMNVQMSGKLLRRMFGGSGHRSILRIGPAGETGSAMACINVDTYRHFGRLGGGGVMGSKNLKGIVIQGDGSFGLPEGRVYARLFKEVHRQLTDTDMMSKYHNLGTPVNVAVLNGLKALPCRNLQKTSDPRIEGITGERFADETLLRNMACSGCPVGCIHMGFVRERFMEENQYLYRQVSYDHEPIFATGSMLMVTNPFDVLGIIDGAEKMGLDVMSAGVALAWATEALDKGIISEKETLVPLNFGEAEAYKQAIHHLGSGKNEFYRVLGQGTIKAAERYGGRDFACVLGQEMAGYATGEVFFTAQSLGFRHSHLDTGGYSYDQKHTDKNVEEAVDFLVRDEQSRVFLTSMVSCLFARGVYGEELLADCLRSVGYDALADNMDEVSLHIQRRRWQTRFATGFDPRAVNIPKRFTEVTTWKGPVDKGFLSALMHEYAGRIAALAGKEA from the coding sequence ATGATAAGGGATCATTTCAGGATACTGACCGTGGATCTCTCTACAGGCCGGGGTAGTGTGGTCAGCCTCGAAGGCAGGAACAAAGAGGCCGGCGGCAGCGGGTTGGCGGCGGTTCTTTTCAACAAATACGGCTATCCGGGCAAACCCTGGGACGACCCGGATCAACCACTGATCTTTGCCATCGGGCCCCTCACGGGTTACTTCCCCCTGATGAGCAAGACCGTGTGCGCCTTCAAATCACCCTACCACGACCAGTATGCCGAGAGCCACGGTGGGGGGCGTTCGGCCCTTTCCCTGCGATTCGCCGACCTGGACGGGCTCGTGATCACCGGGAAGGCCGAACGGCCCTGCTGCGTTTCCGTGGGTTCGCGCCACCTTGAGATCAGGGATGTCCACTACATGTGGGGGATGAACGTCCAGATGTCGGGCAAGCTGCTCCGCCGCATGTTCGGAGGATCCGGGCACCGGAGCATTCTGCGGATCGGCCCGGCAGGTGAAACCGGTTCGGCCATGGCCTGCATCAACGTCGATACCTACCGCCACTTCGGCAGACTCGGCGGGGGAGGGGTCATGGGATCGAAGAATCTCAAGGGCATCGTGATCCAGGGGGACGGTTCATTCGGTCTGCCGGAAGGCAGGGTGTATGCCAGGCTCTTCAAGGAGGTGCACAGGCAACTCACAGACACCGATATGATGAGTAAGTACCACAACCTGGGCACCCCTGTGAACGTGGCCGTGCTGAACGGGCTCAAGGCTCTCCCCTGCCGGAACCTCCAGAAGACCAGTGATCCCCGGATCGAAGGTATCACCGGCGAGAGGTTTGCCGACGAGACGCTCCTGCGGAACATGGCCTGTTCCGGCTGTCCTGTCGGTTGCATCCACATGGGTTTCGTGCGTGAGAGGTTCATGGAGGAAAACCAGTACCTATACCGCCAGGTCTCTTACGACCACGAGCCTATTTTTGCCACCGGTTCCATGCTCATGGTGACCAACCCTTTCGACGTGCTGGGCATCATAGATGGGGCCGAGAAGATGGGCCTGGACGTCATGTCGGCGGGTGTGGCCCTTGCGTGGGCCACCGAGGCCCTCGACAAGGGCATCATCTCGGAGAAGGAGACCCTCGTCCCCTTGAATTTCGGAGAGGCCGAGGCGTACAAACAGGCGATCCACCACCTGGGAAGTGGGAAAAACGAGTTCTATCGCGTGCTCGGGCAGGGAACGATCAAGGCGGCGGAGCGATACGGAGGCCGGGACTTTGCCTGCGTCCTCGGACAGGAGATGGCCGGCTATGCCACGGGTGAGGTCTTCTTCACGGCCCAGTCTCTGGGGTTTCGGCATTCGCACCTGGACACAGGCGGATATTCCTATGATCAGAAACACACGGACAAAAACGTGGAGGAGGCAGTGGATTTTCTGGTCCGTGACGAACAGAGCCGGGTTTTTCTGACCTCAATGGTTTCGTGCCTCTTCGCCCGGGGCGTCTATGGCGAGGAACTTCTGGCCGATTGCCTGAGGTCGGTTGGCTACGATGCCTTGGCCGACAATATGGACGAGGTCTCGCTCCATATCCAGAGACGGCGGTGGCAGACGCGCTTCGCCACGGGCTTTGACCCCCGGGCGGTCAATATCCCCAAGCGCTTTACCGAAGTCACCACCTGGAAAGGGCCGGTGGACAAAGGCTTCCTCTCGGCCCTGATGCATGAGTACGCCGGACGCATTGCGGCACTGGCCGGGAAGGAGGCTTAA
- a CDS encoding 4Fe-4S binding protein: MKILTTPRMDRCIGCHSCSLACARLLHNRLSWEAAGIRIISSGGLSTGFEAKPCLACNPAPCAAACPTGAFSQRKGGGVVVKKELCIRCGECARACPVDAIYLDPSGEPFVCIHCGRCVPFCPHDCLEMAEAPATYSVGDHAGAPG, from the coding sequence ATGAAGATACTCACTACCCCACGTATGGACCGGTGCATCGGCTGTCATTCCTGCTCGCTCGCCTGTGCGAGGCTGCTCCACAACCGCCTGTCCTGGGAGGCGGCCGGCATTCGTATAATCTCTTCGGGCGGCCTGTCTACCGGTTTTGAAGCAAAACCATGCCTGGCCTGTAATCCGGCCCCCTGTGCCGCTGCATGTCCCACCGGGGCCTTTTCTCAACGCAAGGGCGGAGGCGTGGTGGTCAAGAAGGAGCTGTGCATCCGTTGCGGCGAATGTGCGAGGGCCTGTCCGGTGGACGCCATCTATCTGGATCCTTCGGGCGAGCCCTTTGTCTGCATCCACTGCGGCCGGTGCGTACCCTTCTGCCCTCATGATTGTCTGGAAATGGCAGAGGCCCCGGCCACATATTCGGTGGGGGACCATGCTGGGGCACCTGGATAG
- the eno gene encoding phosphopyruvate hydratase: MSGQNRTQITNVMAREILDSRGNPTVEVEVRLACEITARAAVPSGASTGSREALELRDGDPKRFGGKGVLKAVDNVNRPINDALKGRDVRDQAAIDRALIELDGTANKAKLGANAVLGVSLAVARAAAMAAGLPLYRYLGGVGAVRLPVPMLNVMNGGVHARWQGADFQEFMIGPYGAGTFREALRWASEIYQALRSVLMEADHHVGVGDEGGFAPRVSSNEEPLEFIVKAIEKAGLRPGEDVGIALDPASSEFFENGTYRLRTEKRTCTAGEMVDYYEKLVSTYPICLLEDGLAEDDWEGWQILNGRLGGVIELVGDDLFVTNVEYIARGIREKTANAALIKLNQIGTLTETIEAVRMCQRAGWGAFVSHRSGETVDSFIADMTVALDAGHLKTGAPARGERVEKYNQLLRIEEDLGSTARYAGKEAFVRPVRF, translated from the coding sequence ATGTCTGGACAAAATCGCACACAGATCACGAATGTCATGGCCCGTGAAATTCTCGACAGCCGTGGCAATCCCACCGTGGAGGTGGAGGTGAGGCTGGCCTGCGAGATCACCGCGAGGGCTGCCGTACCCTCTGGAGCCTCCACCGGCTCCCGTGAGGCATTGGAGTTGCGTGACGGCGATCCCAAGCGCTTCGGTGGCAAGGGGGTGCTCAAAGCGGTTGACAACGTCAATCGTCCCATCAACGACGCCTTGAAGGGCCGGGATGTGAGGGACCAGGCGGCAATCGACAGGGCGCTTATCGAGCTGGACGGAACTGCCAACAAGGCCAAACTCGGAGCCAATGCCGTTTTGGGCGTCTCTCTGGCCGTGGCCAGGGCTGCGGCGATGGCGGCCGGTCTTCCCCTGTACCGGTACCTCGGTGGGGTGGGGGCTGTCCGGCTTCCCGTGCCCATGCTCAATGTCATGAACGGTGGGGTCCATGCCAGGTGGCAGGGTGCCGACTTTCAGGAGTTCATGATCGGTCCTTATGGGGCAGGGACCTTCCGTGAGGCGCTGCGGTGGGCCAGCGAGATCTATCAGGCCCTCCGGTCGGTGCTGATGGAAGCGGACCACCATGTAGGGGTAGGTGATGAGGGAGGATTCGCCCCTAGGGTATCTTCCAACGAGGAGCCCTTGGAGTTTATCGTCAAGGCTATCGAGAAGGCCGGCCTCAGGCCCGGTGAAGACGTGGGCATCGCCCTCGATCCTGCATCGAGTGAGTTTTTCGAGAACGGTACTTACAGGCTGCGCACCGAGAAGCGTACCTGTACCGCTGGCGAGATGGTGGACTACTACGAGAAGCTCGTCAGCACCTATCCCATCTGCCTGCTGGAAGACGGGCTGGCCGAGGACGACTGGGAAGGCTGGCAGATACTCAACGGGCGTTTGGGCGGCGTGATCGAACTGGTGGGGGACGACCTCTTTGTCACCAACGTGGAGTATATCGCCAGGGGCATCCGCGAGAAGACGGCCAACGCCGCTCTTATCAAGCTCAACCAGATCGGTACCCTGACCGAGACGATTGAAGCGGTAAGGATGTGCCAGCGGGCAGGATGGGGGGCCTTTGTCTCCCACCGCAGCGGCGAGACGGTGGACAGTTTCATCGCCGATATGACCGTGGCCCTGGATGCGGGGCATCTGAAAACCGGCGCTCCTGCCCGGGGAGAGCGTGTTGAGAAGTACAACCAGCTCCTCCGTATCGAGGAGGATCTGGGTAGCACTGCACGGTATGCGGGCAAGGAAGCCTTTGTGAGACCGGTACGATTCTGA
- a CDS encoding beta-phosphoglucomutase family hydrolase, with translation MGQSEKLGRTITRDRFDAVLFDLDGVLTDTAKVHAACWKKMLDDYLKERAVEKNEPFRPFDIATDYRRYVDGKLRCEGVRSFLESRGIELPYGDPDSPPGRETICGLGNLKDRLVKEVLDSEGVEAYEGSVAFVRHLRSRGFKTAVVSASSNCEAILKAARITELFDVRIDGEVAARLQLAGKPAPDTFLKAADQLHVEPARAVVVEDAISGVQAGRAGGFGLVVGVDRKGDADALRENGAEIVVSDLGEMIP, from the coding sequence ATGGGTCAATCCGAAAAATTGGGCAGGACCATCACGCGGGACAGGTTCGACGCCGTACTCTTCGATCTTGACGGTGTCCTGACCGATACGGCCAAAGTCCATGCGGCCTGCTGGAAGAAGATGTTGGACGATTACCTCAAGGAGAGGGCCGTGGAGAAGAACGAACCCTTTCGGCCCTTTGACATCGCGACCGATTACAGACGGTACGTGGATGGGAAGCTCCGTTGCGAGGGGGTCCGGAGTTTTCTTGAGTCCCGGGGCATTGAGCTGCCCTACGGCGACCCGGATTCTCCGCCTGGCCGAGAAACGATATGCGGCCTCGGCAACCTCAAGGACCGGCTGGTAAAAGAGGTCCTCGATTCAGAGGGTGTCGAGGCGTACGAGGGGTCCGTGGCCTTTGTCCGTCACCTCCGCAGCCGGGGGTTCAAGACGGCGGTCGTTTCGGCGAGCAGCAACTGTGAGGCGATTCTCAAGGCCGCGAGGATCACAGAACTCTTTGACGTGAGGATCGACGGCGAGGTCGCCGCTCGTCTGCAACTCGCCGGCAAGCCGGCACCGGATACATTCCTCAAGGCGGCCGACCAACTCCACGTTGAGCCCGCGCGGGCGGTAGTCGTTGAGGATGCGATCTCCGGCGTGCAGGCGGGGCGTGCCGGCGGTTTCGGGTTGGTTGTTGGCGTTGACCGGAAGGGCGATGCCGATGCCCTGAGAGAGAACGGGGCCGAAATCGTCGTCTCCGACCTCGGCGAAATGATCCCTTGA
- a CDS encoding L-lactate dehydrogenase, translated as MKVGVVGSGFVGSTGAYAIALSGAASEVVLLDLNADLARAQAEDILHATPFGGPVRISAGDYPQLKGAGLVVLACGVGQRPGETRLQLLERNAEVFGKVIPRVLEYAPESMLLIVSNPVDVMTQVVTRISGLSAGRVIGSGTILDTARFRTLLGEYLGVAPQSVHAYVLGEHGDSEVLVWSSAKVGGVPLLDFAEQSGRPVTEEIKSRVDDGVRRAAYRIIEGKGATYYGIGAGIARIARAIRDDERAVLTVSAFTPEVEGVEEVTVSIPRVVSAMGVVATLPPALSEKEHSELRKSAQILKEAASAIGY; from the coding sequence ATGAAGGTCGGTGTAGTGGGAAGCGGGTTTGTCGGCAGCACGGGGGCTTACGCCATTGCCCTGAGCGGGGCCGCAAGCGAGGTGGTTCTTCTCGATCTCAACGCAGACCTGGCACGAGCCCAGGCCGAGGACATACTCCATGCGACCCCTTTCGGCGGGCCGGTGCGTATCTCTGCCGGGGACTATCCCCAGCTCAAAGGAGCGGGCCTTGTGGTGCTTGCCTGTGGAGTGGGCCAACGGCCCGGGGAGACGAGACTCCAGCTTCTGGAGCGCAACGCAGAGGTGTTCGGGAAGGTCATCCCCCGGGTACTTGAGTATGCCCCGGAAAGCATGCTACTAATTGTTTCCAACCCCGTGGACGTAATGACCCAGGTCGTTACGCGGATCTCGGGCCTCTCTGCCGGGCGGGTCATCGGGTCTGGAACCATCCTGGACACGGCTCGATTCCGCACCTTGTTGGGAGAATATCTCGGGGTCGCACCGCAGTCGGTTCACGCCTACGTACTGGGCGAGCACGGGGATTCAGAGGTGCTGGTCTGGTCGAGCGCCAAGGTGGGGGGTGTCCCCCTGCTTGACTTTGCCGAGCAGAGCGGCCGCCCGGTGACCGAAGAGATCAAGTCGAGGGTGGACGACGGTGTGAGGCGTGCGGCTTACCGCATAATCGAGGGAAAGGGGGCGACCTACTATGGGATCGGAGCCGGAATCGCCCGGATTGCCCGAGCCATTCGTGATGACGAGCGGGCGGTTCTCACGGTCTCCGCCTTCACCCCTGAGGTCGAGGGGGTCGAAGAGGTGACCGTGTCAATCCCGAGAGTGGTGAGCGCCATGGGTGTTGTGGCAACGCTTCCGCCCGCGCTTTCCGAAAAGGAGCACTCGGAACTTCGCAAGAGCGCGCAGATCCTCAAGGAGGCAGCAAGCGCGATCGGATACTGA